The following proteins come from a genomic window of Trifolium pratense cultivar HEN17-A07 linkage group LG4, ARS_RC_1.1, whole genome shotgun sequence:
- the LOC123881946 gene encoding WD repeat-containing protein 11 isoform X2, giving the protein MLLGNSPRALASPRSQPQSPFSSSSQESWESMLPGPSTRNNFGSSDLSPHGLLAFPSGSSISIIDTRSMQLVSSFPIPPPPSSAAPFVTAIRWIPIPLNRHLLSSEPSSSHLLLAAGDRQGRIALLDFRLKSAILWFDTDSKTGIQDLCWIHARSDLFILAAITGPSTLSLFNSTTGRCVWKYDASPEYFSCIRRDPFDARRICAIGLKGFLLSLLHLGDTEESVVIKELQIRTDSSELLKLERDSAGAASVPASAAFPLYVARFAFSQHWRHILFVTFPRELVVFDLQYERVIFNSALPRGCGKFLDVLPDPNNEWIYCAHVDGKLSTWRRKPGEQAHIMYSMEELMPSVGTSVPSPSILSVVLCQSDTTLQNIGKNYSGIPSSPYLHEDFDNPFDFCDESHIISKIHLISISDDGKLWDWLLTAEVNADTQKDDKKLGLVNDDSTAALHGANSNTMVSFAGGRELNVGRPLDHLNDNKSHWPSSTFNHEEISMKISLVGQLQLLSSTVTMLAVPTPSLTATLARGGNYPAAAVPLVALGTQSGIIDVVDVSANAVTSSLSVHSGIVRGLRWLGNSRLVSFSYTQANEKSGGYINKLVVTCLRSGLNKMFRVLQKPERAPIRALRTSSSGRYLLILFRDAPVEVWAMTKNPIMLRSLALPFTVLEWTLPTVPRPPKDQTPEASDEASKPSDSKEGSSAEGSQDDTSESFAFALVNGALGVFEVHGRRIRDFRPKWPSSSFVSSDGLITAMAYRLPHVVMGDRMGNIRWWDVTTGHSSSFNTHREGIRRIKFSPFVPGDHSRGRIAVLFYDNTFSVFDLDSPDPLANSLLQPQFPGTLVLELDWLPLRTDKNDPLVLCIAGADGSFRLVDINVNEKRLGSALLLRKTKERFRAMPICCPILLPSPHALALQMILQLGVKPSWFNTCSTTIKKRPHLIPGAPPPTGDLRAYMINVPPLGDSVVPEMLLKVLEPYRKEGCMLDDERAKLYASIVDKGCAARFAFAATVFGESSEALFWLQLPQALKHFINKSSRKPPSKGSTKEGFSEVDETSLLSRISSKGKPTEGMSQGQQKLMAFDQEELWKSASERISWHDKLEDEEDMQKRVHELVSVGNLEAAVSLLLSTPPESSYFYVNALRAVALSSAVSRSLHELAVKVVAANMVRADRSLSGTHLLCAVGRYQEACSQLQDAGCWSDASTLAATHLKGSDYARVLQRWAGYVLHSEHNIWRALILYVAAGALQEALAALREAQLPDTAALFILACREIHAEIISDLGITDDESSSSVNDRIRNLNALDPKNEDVIVVDEYFVQYQRKLVHLCMDSHPSYD; this is encoded by the exons atgttattagGAAATTCTCCTAGAGCATTAGCATCACCAAGATCACAACCAcaatcaccattttcatcatcatcacaagaATCATGGGAATCAATGCTCCCTGGTCCATCAACTCGCAACAACTTTGGATCTTCAGATCTGAGTCCTCACGGCCTCCTCGCATTCCCTTCCGGCAGTTCAATTTCCATAATCGACACTCGCTCTATGCAGTTAGTTTCATCTTTCCCTATTCCTCCTCCACCTTCCTCCGCCGCACCCTTCGTAACCGCCATTCGCTGGATCCCTATCCCTCTAAATCGCCATCTCCTCTCCTCCGAACCTTCCTCCTCTCATCTTCTCCTCGCCGCCGGTGATCGTCAAGGTCGCATTGCGCTTCTCGATTTTCGTCTAAAATCCGCGATTCTTTGGTTTGATACTGATTCTAAGACAGGGATTCAGGATCTTTGTTGGATTCATGCACGATCTGATTTATTCATCCTCGCTGCTATTACTGGACCTTCTACACTTTCTCTCTTTAATTCTACTACTGGAAGATGTGTTTGGAAATACGATGCTTCGCCGGAGTATTTCTCTTGTATTCGCCGTGATCCATTCGATGCGCGTCGCATTTGTGCGATTGGTCTCAAGGGTTTTCTATTGTCGTTGCTTCATCTTGGTGATACTGAGGAAAGTGTTGTTATTAAGGAACTTCAGATTCGTACTGATTCTAGTGAATTGCTTAAGCTTGAGAGAGATTCGGCCGGTGCTGCTTCGGTACCTGCTTCTGCGGCTTTTCCTCTTTATGTAGCGAGGTTTGCATTTTCTCAGCATTGGAGGCACATTTTGTTTGTTACATTTCCGAGGGAATTGGTTGTGTTTGATTTGCAGTATGAGCGTGTGATCTTTAATTCTGCTTTGCCTCGTGGCTGTGGCAAGTTTCTAGACGTGTTGCCTGATCCGAATAACGAATGGATCTACTGTGCTCATGTTGATGGCAAGCTCAGCACATGGAGGAGGAAACC TGGGGAACAAGCACACATTATGTATTCGATGGAAGAGTTAATGCCATCTGTTGGTACCTCTGTCCCTTCTCCTTCGATACTTTCCGTCGTTTTATGCCAATCAGATACCACTCTCCAGAACATTGGCAAGAATTATTCTGGCATACCTAGTTCTCCTTACCTTCACGAGGATTTTGATAATCCTTTTGACTTTTGTGACGAGTCCCACATTATTTCTAAGATACATTTAATCTCCATATCCGATGATGGAAAATTATGGGACTGGCTCTTGACTGCTGAAGTGAATGCAGACACTCAAAAGGATGATAAGAAGTTGGGTTTGGTCAATGATGATTCCACAGCAGCATTACATGGAGCCAACTCTAACACTATGGTATCTTTTGCTGGTGGACGGGAACTAAATGTAGGCAGGCCGCTGGATCATCTCAATGATAATAAAAGCCACTGGCCAAGCTCAACCTTCAATCATGAAGAAATTTCAATGAAG ATTAGCCTAGTTGGACAGCTTCAGCTTCTCTCTTCAACAGTGACTATGCTGGCAGTACCAACCCCTTCTCTGACTGCTACTCTTGCCC GTGGAGGAAATTATCCGGCAGCAGCTGTTCCCCTGGTTGCTTTGGGAACACAGAGTGGGATAAtagatgttgttgatgtttctgCCAATGCTGTTACATCAAGTTTATCTGTACATAGCGGTATTGTTAGAGGACTACGATGGCTAGGAAATTCCAGACTGGTTTCATTTTCTTATACTCAG GCTAATGAAAAATCTGGAGGATATATTAACAAGCTAGTTGTGACCTGCCTTCGAAGTGGCCTTAACAAGATGTTCCGAGTTTTGCAAAAGCCAGAACGTGCTCCAATAAGAGCGTTGAGAACATCTTCATCTGGAAG GTATCTTCTAATTTTGTTTCGTGATGCACCTGTGGAGGTTTGGGCAATGACTAAGAATCCTATCATG CTTAGATCATTAGCTCTTCCATTTACGGTATTGGAATGGACTCTTCCAACAGTTCCACGTCCTCCTAAGGATCAAACGCCCGAGGCTTCAGATGAAGCATCTAAACCATCAGATTCAA aaGAGGGGTCAAGCGCAGAGGGATCACAAGATGATACTTCTGAAAGTTTTGCATTTGCTTTGGTGAATGGGGCACTTGGAGTTTTTGAAGTGCATGGTCGAAGAATTCGAGATTTCAG ACCAAAATGGCCTTCTTCGTCCTTTGTATCATCAGATGGATTGATAACTGCAATGGCCTACCGCTTGCCCCATGTG GTGATGGGAGACAGAATGGGTAACATAAGATGGTGGGATGTGACAACTGGACATTCTTCCTCTTTCAACACTCATAGAGAGGGAATTCGTCGAATAAAATTCTCACCTTTTGTACCAGGGGACCATAGCCGGGGGCGTATTGCTGTTCTGTTTTATGATAATACCTTTTCTGTTTTTGATTTG GACTCGCCCGACCCCTTGGCCAATTCACTTTTGCAACCTCAATTTCCTGGAACCCTTGTGTTGGAACTTGATTGGTTGCCCTTACGAACTGATAAGAATGATCCATTGGTCCTCTGCATTGCTGGAGCAGATGGTAGTTTTCGCCTTGTTGATATTAATGT AAATGAAAAACGACTTGGTTCAGCACTCCTGCTCAGAAAAACAAAGGAGAGATTCCGTGCAATGCCTATATGTTGTCCCATACTACTCCCTTCACCACATGCATTG GCACTGCAAATGATTTTGCAATTGGGCGTTAAACCTTCTTGGTTTAATACTTGTAGTACGACCATAAAAAAAAGGCCTCACTTAATTCCAGGAGCTCCTCCACCAACCGGGGATCTTCGCGCATACATGATTAATGTACCACCTCTTGGAGACTCTGTGGTGCCAGAGATGCTTCTGAAAGTATTGGAACCATATCGAAAAGAag GTTGCATGCTTGACGATGAGAGAGCCAAGTTGTATGCTAGTATTGTGGATAAAGGCTGTGCTGCAAGGTTTGCTTTTGCAGCTACAGTATTTGGTGAATCCTCAGAAGCTCTGTTTTGGCTACAGCTTCCTCAAGCGcttaaacattttattaataagTCATCGAGAAAGCCACCATCAAAAGGGTCTACAAAAGAAGGGTTCTCTGAGGTTGATGAAACATCTTTACTGTCTAGGATATCATCAAAGGGAAAACCAACTGAAGGAATG AGTCAAggtcaacaaaaattgatgGCTTTTGATCAAGAAGAGTTGTGGAAAAGTGCAAGTGAGCGTATTTCTTGGCATGACAAATTAGAAGATGAAGAGGATATGCAGAAACGTGTACATGA ACTTGTATCAGTTGGAAATCTTGAAGCTGCAGTTAGTTTATTGCTTTCTACACCTCCAGAGAGTTCTTACTTCTATGTCAATGCACTTCGTGCAGTAGCTCTCTCTTCTGCTGTTTCGAGATCTCTTCATGAGCTTGCAGTGAAG GTAGTTGCAGCCAACATGGTGAGAGCTGACAGGTCACTCTCTGGCACTCATCTTCTTTGTGCAGTTGGAAGATATCAAGAAGCGTGTTCTCAG CTACAAGATGCTGGATGCTGGTCAGATGCTTCAACCTTAGCTGCTACTCACTTAAAGGGATCAGATTATGCAAG AGTGTTGCAAAGATGGGCTGGATATGTCCTGCACAGTGAACATAATATCTGGAG GGCTCTGATTTTGTATGTTGCCGCTGGTGCACTACAAGAAGCATTGGCAGCTCTTCGCGAGGCTCAGCTACCTGATACAGCTGCATTGTTTATCCTTGCATGCCGTGAAATCCATGCAGAGATTATTTCTGACTTGGGTATTACTGATGATGAATCAAGTTCATCCGTTAATGATAGGATACGAAACTTAAATGCTTTAGATCCTAAGAATGAAGATGTCATTGTAGTTGACGAATACTTTGTGCAATACCAAAGAAAATTGGTGCATCTATGCATGGATTCACATCCATCTTATGACTAA
- the LOC123881946 gene encoding WD repeat-containing protein 11 isoform X1 gives MLLGNSPRALASPRSQPQSPFSSSSQESWESMLPGPSTRNNFGSSDLSPHGLLAFPSGSSISIIDTRSMQLVSSFPIPPPPSSAAPFVTAIRWIPIPLNRHLLSSEPSSSHLLLAAGDRQGRIALLDFRLKSAILWFDTDSKTGIQDLCWIHARSDLFILAAITGPSTLSLFNSTTGRCVWKYDASPEYFSCIRRDPFDARRICAIGLKGFLLSLLHLGDTEESVVIKELQIRTDSSELLKLERDSAGAASVPASAAFPLYVARFAFSQHWRHILFVTFPRELVVFDLQYERVIFNSALPRGCGKFLDVLPDPNNEWIYCAHVDGKLSTWRRKPGEQAHIMYSMEELMPSVGTSVPSPSILSVVLCQSDTTLQNIGKNYSGIPSSPYLHEDFDNPFDFCDESHIISKIHLISISDDGKLWDWLLTAEVNADTQKDDKKLGLVNDDSTAALHGANSNTMVSFAGGRELNVGRPLDHLNDNKSHWPSSTFNHEEISMKISLVGQLQLLSSTVTMLAVPTPSLTATLARGGNYPAAAVPLVALGTQSGIIDVVDVSANAVTSSLSVHSGIVRGLRWLGNSRLVSFSYTQANEKSGGYINKLVVTCLRSGLNKMFRVLQKPERAPIRALRTSSSGRYLLILFRDAPVEVWAMTKNPIMLRSLALPFTVLEWTLPTVPRPPKDQTPEASDEASKPSDSKEGSSAEGSQDDTSESFAFALVNGALGVFEVHGRRIRDFRPKWPSSSFVSSDGLITAMAYRLPHVVMGDRMGNIRWWDVTTGHSSSFNTHREGIRRIKFSPFVPGDHSRGRIAVLFYDNTFSVFDLDSPDPLANSLLQPQFPGTLVLELDWLPLRTDKNDPLVLCIAGADGSFRLVDINVNEKRLGSALLLRKTKERFRAMPICCPILLPSPHALALQMILQLGVKPSWFNTCSTTIKKRPHLIPGAPPPTGDLRAYMINVPPLGDSVVPEMLLKVLEPYRKEGCMLDDERAKLYASIVDKGCAARFAFAATVFGESSEALFWLQLPQALKHFINKSSRKPPSKGSTKEGFSEVDETSLLSRISSKGKPTEGMQSQGQQKLMAFDQEELWKSASERISWHDKLEDEEDMQKRVHELVSVGNLEAAVSLLLSTPPESSYFYVNALRAVALSSAVSRSLHELAVKVVAANMVRADRSLSGTHLLCAVGRYQEACSQLQDAGCWSDASTLAATHLKGSDYARVLQRWAGYVLHSEHNIWRALILYVAAGALQEALAALREAQLPDTAALFILACREIHAEIISDLGITDDESSSSVNDRIRNLNALDPKNEDVIVVDEYFVQYQRKLVHLCMDSHPSYD, from the exons atgttattagGAAATTCTCCTAGAGCATTAGCATCACCAAGATCACAACCAcaatcaccattttcatcatcatcacaagaATCATGGGAATCAATGCTCCCTGGTCCATCAACTCGCAACAACTTTGGATCTTCAGATCTGAGTCCTCACGGCCTCCTCGCATTCCCTTCCGGCAGTTCAATTTCCATAATCGACACTCGCTCTATGCAGTTAGTTTCATCTTTCCCTATTCCTCCTCCACCTTCCTCCGCCGCACCCTTCGTAACCGCCATTCGCTGGATCCCTATCCCTCTAAATCGCCATCTCCTCTCCTCCGAACCTTCCTCCTCTCATCTTCTCCTCGCCGCCGGTGATCGTCAAGGTCGCATTGCGCTTCTCGATTTTCGTCTAAAATCCGCGATTCTTTGGTTTGATACTGATTCTAAGACAGGGATTCAGGATCTTTGTTGGATTCATGCACGATCTGATTTATTCATCCTCGCTGCTATTACTGGACCTTCTACACTTTCTCTCTTTAATTCTACTACTGGAAGATGTGTTTGGAAATACGATGCTTCGCCGGAGTATTTCTCTTGTATTCGCCGTGATCCATTCGATGCGCGTCGCATTTGTGCGATTGGTCTCAAGGGTTTTCTATTGTCGTTGCTTCATCTTGGTGATACTGAGGAAAGTGTTGTTATTAAGGAACTTCAGATTCGTACTGATTCTAGTGAATTGCTTAAGCTTGAGAGAGATTCGGCCGGTGCTGCTTCGGTACCTGCTTCTGCGGCTTTTCCTCTTTATGTAGCGAGGTTTGCATTTTCTCAGCATTGGAGGCACATTTTGTTTGTTACATTTCCGAGGGAATTGGTTGTGTTTGATTTGCAGTATGAGCGTGTGATCTTTAATTCTGCTTTGCCTCGTGGCTGTGGCAAGTTTCTAGACGTGTTGCCTGATCCGAATAACGAATGGATCTACTGTGCTCATGTTGATGGCAAGCTCAGCACATGGAGGAGGAAACC TGGGGAACAAGCACACATTATGTATTCGATGGAAGAGTTAATGCCATCTGTTGGTACCTCTGTCCCTTCTCCTTCGATACTTTCCGTCGTTTTATGCCAATCAGATACCACTCTCCAGAACATTGGCAAGAATTATTCTGGCATACCTAGTTCTCCTTACCTTCACGAGGATTTTGATAATCCTTTTGACTTTTGTGACGAGTCCCACATTATTTCTAAGATACATTTAATCTCCATATCCGATGATGGAAAATTATGGGACTGGCTCTTGACTGCTGAAGTGAATGCAGACACTCAAAAGGATGATAAGAAGTTGGGTTTGGTCAATGATGATTCCACAGCAGCATTACATGGAGCCAACTCTAACACTATGGTATCTTTTGCTGGTGGACGGGAACTAAATGTAGGCAGGCCGCTGGATCATCTCAATGATAATAAAAGCCACTGGCCAAGCTCAACCTTCAATCATGAAGAAATTTCAATGAAG ATTAGCCTAGTTGGACAGCTTCAGCTTCTCTCTTCAACAGTGACTATGCTGGCAGTACCAACCCCTTCTCTGACTGCTACTCTTGCCC GTGGAGGAAATTATCCGGCAGCAGCTGTTCCCCTGGTTGCTTTGGGAACACAGAGTGGGATAAtagatgttgttgatgtttctgCCAATGCTGTTACATCAAGTTTATCTGTACATAGCGGTATTGTTAGAGGACTACGATGGCTAGGAAATTCCAGACTGGTTTCATTTTCTTATACTCAG GCTAATGAAAAATCTGGAGGATATATTAACAAGCTAGTTGTGACCTGCCTTCGAAGTGGCCTTAACAAGATGTTCCGAGTTTTGCAAAAGCCAGAACGTGCTCCAATAAGAGCGTTGAGAACATCTTCATCTGGAAG GTATCTTCTAATTTTGTTTCGTGATGCACCTGTGGAGGTTTGGGCAATGACTAAGAATCCTATCATG CTTAGATCATTAGCTCTTCCATTTACGGTATTGGAATGGACTCTTCCAACAGTTCCACGTCCTCCTAAGGATCAAACGCCCGAGGCTTCAGATGAAGCATCTAAACCATCAGATTCAA aaGAGGGGTCAAGCGCAGAGGGATCACAAGATGATACTTCTGAAAGTTTTGCATTTGCTTTGGTGAATGGGGCACTTGGAGTTTTTGAAGTGCATGGTCGAAGAATTCGAGATTTCAG ACCAAAATGGCCTTCTTCGTCCTTTGTATCATCAGATGGATTGATAACTGCAATGGCCTACCGCTTGCCCCATGTG GTGATGGGAGACAGAATGGGTAACATAAGATGGTGGGATGTGACAACTGGACATTCTTCCTCTTTCAACACTCATAGAGAGGGAATTCGTCGAATAAAATTCTCACCTTTTGTACCAGGGGACCATAGCCGGGGGCGTATTGCTGTTCTGTTTTATGATAATACCTTTTCTGTTTTTGATTTG GACTCGCCCGACCCCTTGGCCAATTCACTTTTGCAACCTCAATTTCCTGGAACCCTTGTGTTGGAACTTGATTGGTTGCCCTTACGAACTGATAAGAATGATCCATTGGTCCTCTGCATTGCTGGAGCAGATGGTAGTTTTCGCCTTGTTGATATTAATGT AAATGAAAAACGACTTGGTTCAGCACTCCTGCTCAGAAAAACAAAGGAGAGATTCCGTGCAATGCCTATATGTTGTCCCATACTACTCCCTTCACCACATGCATTG GCACTGCAAATGATTTTGCAATTGGGCGTTAAACCTTCTTGGTTTAATACTTGTAGTACGACCATAAAAAAAAGGCCTCACTTAATTCCAGGAGCTCCTCCACCAACCGGGGATCTTCGCGCATACATGATTAATGTACCACCTCTTGGAGACTCTGTGGTGCCAGAGATGCTTCTGAAAGTATTGGAACCATATCGAAAAGAag GTTGCATGCTTGACGATGAGAGAGCCAAGTTGTATGCTAGTATTGTGGATAAAGGCTGTGCTGCAAGGTTTGCTTTTGCAGCTACAGTATTTGGTGAATCCTCAGAAGCTCTGTTTTGGCTACAGCTTCCTCAAGCGcttaaacattttattaataagTCATCGAGAAAGCCACCATCAAAAGGGTCTACAAAAGAAGGGTTCTCTGAGGTTGATGAAACATCTTTACTGTCTAGGATATCATCAAAGGGAAAACCAACTGAAGGAATG CAGAGTCAAggtcaacaaaaattgatgGCTTTTGATCAAGAAGAGTTGTGGAAAAGTGCAAGTGAGCGTATTTCTTGGCATGACAAATTAGAAGATGAAGAGGATATGCAGAAACGTGTACATGA ACTTGTATCAGTTGGAAATCTTGAAGCTGCAGTTAGTTTATTGCTTTCTACACCTCCAGAGAGTTCTTACTTCTATGTCAATGCACTTCGTGCAGTAGCTCTCTCTTCTGCTGTTTCGAGATCTCTTCATGAGCTTGCAGTGAAG GTAGTTGCAGCCAACATGGTGAGAGCTGACAGGTCACTCTCTGGCACTCATCTTCTTTGTGCAGTTGGAAGATATCAAGAAGCGTGTTCTCAG CTACAAGATGCTGGATGCTGGTCAGATGCTTCAACCTTAGCTGCTACTCACTTAAAGGGATCAGATTATGCAAG AGTGTTGCAAAGATGGGCTGGATATGTCCTGCACAGTGAACATAATATCTGGAG GGCTCTGATTTTGTATGTTGCCGCTGGTGCACTACAAGAAGCATTGGCAGCTCTTCGCGAGGCTCAGCTACCTGATACAGCTGCATTGTTTATCCTTGCATGCCGTGAAATCCATGCAGAGATTATTTCTGACTTGGGTATTACTGATGATGAATCAAGTTCATCCGTTAATGATAGGATACGAAACTTAAATGCTTTAGATCCTAAGAATGAAGATGTCATTGTAGTTGACGAATACTTTGTGCAATACCAAAGAAAATTGGTGCATCTATGCATGGATTCACATCCATCTTATGACTAA
- the LOC123881947 gene encoding uncharacterized protein LOC123881947 isoform X1: MPRPGPRPYECVRRAWHSERHQPVRGSIIQQIFRVVTENHSSATKRNKEWQEKLPVVVLKAEEIMYSKANSEAEYVNSETLWDRLNDAVNTIIRRDETTETGDLLPPCVEAALNLGCKPVRTSRSDRHNNPRTYLGPRPQQTPSGSPRPQQPPSAALAPNPVSDSNQHAHQNSKLSGSSNYHYSFPSGHHQPLTMEAKPSLNTTGSVYPLYYGGEAREPQVRTTVIDNTSSNTIFVGRPVIAPVSDPSGIGLLENSSYGRFQHVANRTVQETGLSTHDSPGGECDLSLRLGQCLHPSSSGKSSSAFEIDGVGLGLSPEGSNYSHVSFQRNRELSLYPRGAGYGTIDSNSRGNVEGEDQNSEAMFRKRKAPLANSEEDGQFCRHLGVPSNRFTGRPGS; the protein is encoded by the exons ATGCCGCGGCCAGGTCCAAGGCCATATGAGTGTGTGAGAAGAGCTTGGCACAGTGAGCGTCACCAACCAGTAAGAGGTTCTATTATTCAACAAATTTTCAG GGTTGTCACTGAAAATCACAGTTCCGCTACTAAAAGAAACAAGGAATGGCAAGAGAAACTTCCCGTTGTTGTTCTTAAAGCTGAAGAAATCATGTATTCCAAAGCTAATTCAgag GCTGAGTATGTGAACTCTGAAACACTATGGGACCGTCTCAATGATGCTGTTAATACAATTATACGGAGAGATGAGACAACTGAAACTGGTGACCTTTTGCCCCCATGTGTTGAAG CTGCACTTAATCTTGGCTGCAAGCCTGTTAGAACTTCGAGAAGTGATCGGCATAATAACCCTAGGACATACCTTGGTCCAAGACCTCAACAAACTCCTTCAGGGTCTCCAAGACCTCAGCAACCTCCTTCTGCTGCTCTTGCACCGAATCCCGTATCGGATTCTAACCAGCATGCTCACCAAAATAGTAAGCTGAGTGGTTCTTCTAACTATCATTACAGTTTTCCATCTGGTCATCATCAGCCGTTGACAATGGAAGCTAAACCCTCATTGAACACGACAGGTTCAGTTTACCCATTGTACTACGGTGGCGAAGCCAGAGAGCCTCAAGTAAGGACTACTGTAATAGATAATACTTCTTCAAACACGATCTTTGTTGGCAGACCAGTCATTGCTCCAGTTTCTGATCCTTCTGGAATTGGTCTATTGGAAAACTCATCATATGGTAGATTTCAACATGTTGCTAACAGAACTGTACAAGAAACTGGTTTAAGCACTCATGACTCGCCAGGTGGGGAATGTGATTTGTCTTTGAGGTTGGGTCAGTGTCTGCATCCTAGTTCGAGCGGAAAAAGTAGTTCAGCATTTGAAATAGATGGTGTTGGTTTAGGTCTTTCTCCGGAGGGAAGCAATTATAGTCATGTGTCTTTCCAGAGAAATAGAGAGTTATCACTTTACCCTAGAGGAGCTGGTTATGGTACCATCGACTCCAATTCTAGAGGCAATGTAGAGGGTGAAGATCAGAATTCAGAGGCAATGTTTCGGAAACGCAAAGCACCTTTAGCTAACAGTGAAGAGGATGGACAATTTTGCCGGCATCTAGGGGTCCCATCCAATCGTTTTACTGGTAGGCCAGGTTCGTAG
- the LOC123881947 gene encoding uncharacterized protein LOC123881947 isoform X2 → MPRPGPRPYECVRRAWHSERHQPVRGSIIQQIFSSATKRNKEWQEKLPVVVLKAEEIMYSKANSEAEYVNSETLWDRLNDAVNTIIRRDETTETGDLLPPCVEAALNLGCKPVRTSRSDRHNNPRTYLGPRPQQTPSGSPRPQQPPSAALAPNPVSDSNQHAHQNSKLSGSSNYHYSFPSGHHQPLTMEAKPSLNTTGSVYPLYYGGEAREPQVRTTVIDNTSSNTIFVGRPVIAPVSDPSGIGLLENSSYGRFQHVANRTVQETGLSTHDSPGGECDLSLRLGQCLHPSSSGKSSSAFEIDGVGLGLSPEGSNYSHVSFQRNRELSLYPRGAGYGTIDSNSRGNVEGEDQNSEAMFRKRKAPLANSEEDGQFCRHLGVPSNRFTGRPGS, encoded by the exons ATGCCGCGGCCAGGTCCAAGGCCATATGAGTGTGTGAGAAGAGCTTGGCACAGTGAGCGTCACCAACCAGTAAGAGGTTCTATTATTCAACAAATTTTCAG TTCCGCTACTAAAAGAAACAAGGAATGGCAAGAGAAACTTCCCGTTGTTGTTCTTAAAGCTGAAGAAATCATGTATTCCAAAGCTAATTCAgag GCTGAGTATGTGAACTCTGAAACACTATGGGACCGTCTCAATGATGCTGTTAATACAATTATACGGAGAGATGAGACAACTGAAACTGGTGACCTTTTGCCCCCATGTGTTGAAG CTGCACTTAATCTTGGCTGCAAGCCTGTTAGAACTTCGAGAAGTGATCGGCATAATAACCCTAGGACATACCTTGGTCCAAGACCTCAACAAACTCCTTCAGGGTCTCCAAGACCTCAGCAACCTCCTTCTGCTGCTCTTGCACCGAATCCCGTATCGGATTCTAACCAGCATGCTCACCAAAATAGTAAGCTGAGTGGTTCTTCTAACTATCATTACAGTTTTCCATCTGGTCATCATCAGCCGTTGACAATGGAAGCTAAACCCTCATTGAACACGACAGGTTCAGTTTACCCATTGTACTACGGTGGCGAAGCCAGAGAGCCTCAAGTAAGGACTACTGTAATAGATAATACTTCTTCAAACACGATCTTTGTTGGCAGACCAGTCATTGCTCCAGTTTCTGATCCTTCTGGAATTGGTCTATTGGAAAACTCATCATATGGTAGATTTCAACATGTTGCTAACAGAACTGTACAAGAAACTGGTTTAAGCACTCATGACTCGCCAGGTGGGGAATGTGATTTGTCTTTGAGGTTGGGTCAGTGTCTGCATCCTAGTTCGAGCGGAAAAAGTAGTTCAGCATTTGAAATAGATGGTGTTGGTTTAGGTCTTTCTCCGGAGGGAAGCAATTATAGTCATGTGTCTTTCCAGAGAAATAGAGAGTTATCACTTTACCCTAGAGGAGCTGGTTATGGTACCATCGACTCCAATTCTAGAGGCAATGTAGAGGGTGAAGATCAGAATTCAGAGGCAATGTTTCGGAAACGCAAAGCACCTTTAGCTAACAGTGAAGAGGATGGACAATTTTGCCGGCATCTAGGGGTCCCATCCAATCGTTTTACTGGTAGGCCAGGTTCGTAG